The following coding sequences lie in one Pseudorca crassidens isolate mPseCra1 chromosome 2, mPseCra1.hap1, whole genome shotgun sequence genomic window:
- the RGS5 gene encoding regulator of G-protein signaling 5 isoform X2 translates to MACEDYKKIKSPVKMAEKAKKIYEEFIQAEAPKEVNIDHFTKDITVKNLAEPSPSSFDVAQKRIHALMEKDSLPRFVRSGFYQEFIK, encoded by the exons ATGGCCTGTGAGGATTACAAGAAGATCAAGTCCCCTGTCAAGATGGCTGAGAAGGCAAAGAAAATTTATGAAGAATTCATCCAAGCAGAGGCTCCTAAAGAG GTGAATATTGATCATTTCACGAAGGACATCACAGTGAAGAACCTGGCGGAACCTTCCCCAAGCAGCTTTGATGTGGCCCAGAAAAGAATCCATGCTCTGATGGAAAAGGATTCACTGCCTCGCTTTGTGCGCTCTGGGTTTTATCAGGAGTTCATCAAGTAG